The following are encoded in a window of Arthrobacter woluwensis genomic DNA:
- a CDS encoding class I SAM-dependent methyltransferase, with amino-acid sequence MRRNEARTDGEVVAASYDAVAGLYIELFGDEELADPRDLETITAWAATCDGPVLDAGCGPGHWTAALARRGVEVAGVDLSAEFLEHARRLYPALSFQSADVRRLPSRDGSWAGVLAWFSLIHLDPVDVRAVLAEVHRVLAPGGRILIGFFAGEGDEPLPFAHQVAPAWSWPGEWVEEQLVLAGFRPRGATVRGASGTQRALGHCEAVRVP; translated from the coding sequence ATGCGGAGAAACGAAGCACGAACCGACGGTGAGGTCGTCGCGGCGTCCTATGACGCGGTGGCCGGCCTGTACATCGAGCTCTTCGGGGACGAGGAGCTCGCGGACCCTCGGGATCTGGAGACGATCACGGCGTGGGCCGCGACGTGCGACGGTCCTGTGCTCGACGCCGGCTGCGGACCGGGGCACTGGACTGCGGCCCTGGCGCGGCGAGGGGTGGAGGTCGCGGGCGTCGATCTCTCGGCGGAGTTCCTGGAGCACGCACGACGCCTGTACCCGGCCCTGTCCTTCCAGTCGGCCGATGTCCGCAGGCTCCCGTCGAGGGACGGCTCGTGGGCGGGGGTGCTGGCATGGTTCTCGCTCATTCATCTCGATCCTGTGGACGTGCGCGCTGTCCTCGCCGAGGTGCATCGTGTGCTCGCTCCCGGAGGAAGAATCCTGATCGGCTTCTTCGCGGGTGAAGGTGACGAACCGCTGCCCTTTGCGCATCAGGTGGCGCCGGCGTGGTCGTGGCCGGGTGAATGGGTCGAGGAACAGCTGGTCCTCGCGGGGTTCAGGCCGAGGGGCGCCACGGTACGGGGCGCCAGCGGAACGCAGCGGGCACTGGGTCATTGCGAGGCCGTCAGGGTGCCCTGA
- a CDS encoding HU family DNA-binding protein produces the protein MAKNRSDVVAEVAKKADVSQASVNNVLDALFEVFEASVAAGEKITIPGWLAVERTDRAARTGRNPQTGETIQIPAGHSVKLTAGSKLKAAASKK, from the coding sequence ATGGCTAAGAACCGTAGCGACGTCGTCGCCGAAGTTGCCAAGAAGGCTGACGTCAGCCAGGCTTCCGTCAACAACGTGCTGGATGCCCTGTTCGAGGTTTTCGAAGCTTCCGTCGCCGCCGGCGAGAAGATCACCATCCCGGGCTGGCTCGCCGTTGAGCGCACCGACCGTGCTGCTCGCACCGGCCGCAACCCGCAGACCGGCGAGACCATTCAGATCCCGGCCGGCCACAGCGTCAAGCTGACCGCAGGCTCCAAGCTGAAGGCTGCTGCTTCCAAGAAGTAA
- a CDS encoding 3-hydroxyacyl-CoA dehydrogenase family protein: protein MAYDFTFDQIRNRPVTVIGGGTLGRRIALMMASRGGTVRISDPQQAVAEAAVQYVAETLPGVLSERGSGEAGTVVAANGLADALEDAWLVIEAVPERLEIKIPLWGEVDRLAPDDAIFATNSSSYASRLMDERIRDKSRFCNLHFYMPPASNAADVMSDGETDRAVLDTLLRVLPEFDVHPFEARKESTGFIFNRVWAAIKRESLAVVAEGVARPEDVDAMFRLNWHMPVGPFQMMDGVGLDVVLDIEEHYAQENPHLAEGPRTLLREYVEAGKLGRKTGEGFYRYDS from the coding sequence ATGGCATACGACTTCACTTTCGATCAGATCCGCAACCGTCCCGTCACGGTCATCGGCGGGGGCACCCTGGGCCGCAGGATCGCCTTGATGATGGCTTCCCGCGGCGGAACCGTCCGGATCTCCGATCCCCAGCAGGCAGTGGCGGAAGCCGCCGTGCAGTACGTCGCCGAGACCCTGCCCGGAGTCCTGTCCGAACGCGGCTCCGGTGAAGCGGGCACCGTCGTGGCCGCCAACGGCCTGGCGGACGCGCTCGAGGACGCCTGGCTGGTCATCGAAGCGGTTCCGGAACGACTCGAGATCAAAATTCCGCTCTGGGGAGAAGTGGACCGGCTCGCGCCGGACGACGCGATCTTCGCCACGAACTCCTCCTCGTACGCCTCACGTCTGATGGATGAGCGGATCCGGGACAAGTCGCGATTCTGCAATCTGCACTTCTACATGCCACCCGCGTCCAATGCGGCCGACGTGATGTCCGACGGCGAGACCGACCGTGCCGTGCTCGACACCCTTCTGAGGGTGCTGCCGGAGTTCGACGTGCACCCGTTCGAGGCCCGCAAGGAGAGCACGGGGTTCATCTTCAACCGGGTATGGGCCGCGATCAAGCGCGAATCCCTCGCCGTGGTGGCCGAGGGCGTGGCCCGCCCCGAGGATGTGGACGCGATGTTCCGGCTCAACTGGCACATGCCCGTGGGCCCGTTCCAGATGATGGACGGAGTGGGTCTGGACGTGGTCCTCGACATCGAGGAGCACTACGCGCAGGAGAACCCGCACCTGGCGGAGGGGCCGCGGACCCTCCTGCGTGAGTACGTGGAGGCGGGCAAACTGGGCCGCAAGACCGGCGAGGGCTTCTACCGCTACGACTCCTGA
- a CDS encoding phosphotransferase: MSVMMHENQLVLSEEDAAFLIAQRFPEYRGHVIRRLDTSGTVNAIFRVGEEAAARFPLLAHDVNGPDPTPAHEASAMEEFLQASPFPGPRPLGIAEPSVTCPSGWSLQSWLPGVTPSPHSHESSDGFAEDLADLITALRLHSTGGRTFAGTGRGGVLQEHDGWVEECLRQSHGLLDVGPLRKLWEHFRTLSPAGADVMNHGDLIPANILVDGERLSGVLDTGGFGPADPALDLVAAWHLLDERRRRRLRERLGVGDEEWERGAGWAFEQAIGLVWYYRESNPSMAELGRSTLGRLVGW; the protein is encoded by the coding sequence ATGTCCGTGATGATGCATGAGAACCAGCTCGTCCTCAGCGAGGAGGACGCCGCGTTCCTCATCGCCCAGCGGTTTCCGGAGTATCGCGGTCACGTCATTCGCCGGCTCGACACCTCCGGGACGGTCAACGCGATCTTCCGCGTCGGAGAGGAGGCGGCAGCCCGCTTCCCGCTGCTGGCTCATGATGTGAACGGCCCTGACCCGACGCCGGCGCATGAGGCGAGTGCCATGGAGGAGTTCCTCCAGGCGTCGCCCTTCCCCGGTCCACGCCCTCTCGGCATCGCGGAACCGTCGGTGACCTGCCCCAGCGGGTGGAGCCTGCAGAGCTGGCTCCCGGGCGTCACCCCCTCGCCGCACAGCCATGAGAGCTCGGACGGCTTCGCCGAAGACCTCGCGGATCTCATCACCGCGCTGAGACTCCACTCCACCGGCGGGAGAACCTTCGCCGGGACGGGACGAGGCGGTGTCCTGCAAGAACACGACGGATGGGTCGAAGAATGCCTCCGGCAGAGCCACGGATTGCTGGACGTCGGGCCGCTCAGGAAGCTATGGGAGCACTTCCGTACCCTGTCGCCGGCCGGCGCCGACGTGATGAACCACGGGGACCTGATTCCGGCGAATATTCTGGTCGACGGCGAACGCCTGAGCGGAGTCCTCGACACCGGCGGATTCGGCCCGGCCGATCCCGCACTCGACCTGGTCGCTGCCTGGCACCTGCTGGATGAACGACGACGCCGGCGCTTACGTGAGCGGCTCGGCGTCGGCGACGAGGAGTGGGAGCGAGGAGCGGGCTGGGCTTTCGAGCAGGCGATCGGCCTCGTCTGGTACTACCGGGAGTCGAATCCGTCGATGGCCGAGCTCGGTCGGTCCACGTTGGGGCGGCTTGTGGGGTGGTAG
- a CDS encoding SOS response-associated peptidase, translating into MCGRYVMAQSAEDLAAEFEADHFAEDRPFPPSWNIPPTSDVPIVLERLVDGELRRRLHIAHWGLVPRWAKDESVGVRSFNARSETAAEKPTFRSALKARRCAVPAEGYFEWLKGTGAAKQPFYVHPADGSLLAFAGLYEWWRDPGKEEGAPDAWLLSTSILTMAAPAPDHEVPVLAELGRLHDRLPLALGRDSLAEWLNPSEHDGAGLLEAVRAGGHEQASHWVLDRADPAVGNVRNNSPALLRESGSLF; encoded by the coding sequence ATGTGCGGACGCTATGTCATGGCTCAGAGCGCGGAGGACCTCGCCGCGGAGTTCGAGGCCGACCATTTCGCTGAGGACCGGCCGTTTCCTCCGTCATGGAACATCCCACCCACCAGCGATGTGCCCATCGTGCTGGAGCGGTTGGTCGACGGCGAACTCCGGCGCCGACTGCACATCGCTCACTGGGGTCTGGTTCCACGCTGGGCCAAGGATGAATCCGTGGGCGTCCGTTCCTTCAATGCGCGCAGTGAGACCGCCGCCGAGAAGCCGACCTTCCGTTCGGCGCTCAAGGCCCGTCGGTGCGCGGTGCCCGCCGAGGGGTATTTCGAATGGCTCAAAGGAACGGGGGCGGCTAAACAGCCCTTTTACGTCCACCCTGCGGATGGGAGCCTGCTGGCCTTCGCCGGGCTCTACGAATGGTGGAGGGATCCGGGCAAGGAGGAAGGGGCGCCCGACGCCTGGCTGCTGTCCACCTCCATCCTGACGATGGCTGCACCTGCACCCGACCATGAGGTGCCCGTACTGGCGGAACTCGGCCGGCTCCATGATCGCCTGCCCCTCGCGCTGGGCCGGGATTCGCTGGCCGAGTGGCTCAACCCCTCCGAACACGACGGCGCGGGATTACTCGAGGCCGTCCGGGCCGGAGGGCACGAGCAGGCGTCGCACTGGGTTCTGGACCGCGCGGATCCCGCGGTGGGGAACGTCCGCAACAACTCCCCCGCCCTGCTGCGGGAGTCGGGGTCACTGTTCTGA
- a CDS encoding arsenate reductase ArsC: protein MTSPASAARPSVLFVCVHNAGRSQMAAAFLTHLSRGAIEVRSAGSQPADAVNPAAVEAMSEIGIDLSAEIPKVLTTEAVRDSDVVITMGCGDSCPYFPGKRYEDWVLEDPAGQGVDAVRPIRDEIRARVEELIASLSEPSD, encoded by the coding sequence ATGACCTCGCCTGCGAGCGCCGCCCGTCCGTCCGTGCTCTTCGTCTGTGTCCACAACGCGGGGCGGTCCCAGATGGCAGCGGCCTTCCTGACCCATCTCTCGCGGGGCGCCATCGAGGTGCGCTCCGCGGGCTCTCAGCCGGCTGACGCCGTCAACCCCGCTGCTGTCGAGGCCATGTCGGAGATCGGGATCGACCTCTCGGCGGAGATCCCGAAAGTCCTCACCACCGAAGCCGTCCGGGATTCCGACGTCGTCATCACCATGGGATGCGGTGACAGCTGCCCCTATTTCCCCGGCAAGCGCTACGAGGACTGGGTGCTGGAGGACCCGGCCGGTCAAGGGGTGGACGCCGTCCGGCCGATCCGCGACGAGATCCGGGCGCGGGTCGAGGAACTGATCGCGTCGCTCTCGGAACCGTCGGACTGA
- a CDS encoding SDR family oxidoreductase, with protein MNREQRPIALVTGVGRRQSIGAALAVALAEEGWDLALNYWTPYNERLGLERDADAPAAVAEECRALGAAVELLPGDLADPETPSALIGDAADRLGPLTGLVMSHCESVDSAFLDTGLESWDRHFAVNARASWLLIKAFADRLPVVEEPGRAEARIVALTSDHVAYNLPYGASKGALDRIVIAAATELADRGVRANVINPGPVDTGWMSDEVRAWCLRETAAGRLGTAQDTANLVRFLFSDAGSWINGQLLHSNGGFTIG; from the coding sequence ATGAACAGAGAACAGCGTCCCATCGCCCTGGTCACCGGCGTCGGACGGCGGCAGTCGATCGGTGCCGCCTTGGCCGTCGCCCTGGCCGAAGAAGGGTGGGATCTGGCCCTCAACTACTGGACCCCCTACAACGAGCGGCTCGGATTGGAGCGCGACGCCGACGCCCCGGCCGCCGTCGCCGAGGAGTGCCGTGCGCTGGGCGCCGCCGTCGAGCTGCTTCCCGGGGACCTCGCCGACCCGGAGACGCCGTCAGCCCTCATCGGGGATGCAGCCGACCGGCTCGGCCCGCTGACAGGGCTGGTGATGTCCCACTGCGAGTCGGTGGACAGCGCCTTTCTCGACACCGGGCTGGAGAGCTGGGACCGGCACTTCGCCGTCAACGCACGGGCCTCCTGGCTTCTCATCAAAGCGTTCGCCGACCGGCTGCCGGTGGTCGAGGAACCCGGGCGGGCGGAGGCCAGGATCGTCGCGCTGACGAGTGATCACGTGGCCTACAACCTCCCCTACGGCGCCAGCAAGGGGGCCCTGGACCGCATCGTGATCGCGGCGGCCACCGAGCTCGCGGACCGCGGCGTGCGGGCCAATGTCATCAATCCCGGCCCTGTCGACACGGGATGGATGAGTGACGAGGTGCGCGCATGGTGCCTCAGGGAGACCGCGGCGGGACGGCTCGGAACCGCCCAGGACACGGCGAACCTGGTGCGTTTCCTGTTCTCGGACGCGGGCTCCTGGATCAATGGACAGCTGCTGCACAGCAACGGCGGTTTCACGATCGGCTGA
- a CDS encoding PHP domain-containing protein, translated as MSFTHLHVATAFTPGHGTATPNELAEAAARHGATALACTDRDGLYGAVEHVVACRSHGLYPLLGVDLAVLEPDGDGGRGHVSGRVVVLARGGGSGYPALCRLVTDAHAHTPGRAGNTVPVGVTRQELASRSVDPATGSPVLTVLIGPESDVGLAMHGPRYLRPRTLFKEWLAAMPTGTIAAEVVSHHEPQGHMFTTAHAARMLKLAREHHVPAILSNAVRHLVAPPRPAAEIRLATSGAGPRPLSADHSSSAGHSSSAAHSSSEAPPTRTGHAQVAGAQAYLKDLRGMEQTAREIGHAADLRVNDLAHLLQDTEQLAEACRLDPALDLGWGSWSLPEPTVLGLTQSPDAELAARCRDALERSGEGRNEATTPELRARLDHELAVVESRGAASFLLAAADVAQTISGLGIRVQGRGAATASLAAHLLGITPVNPLDHGMACADFLDASAGSDGAEQLPPFPGIELDLESGRLREVHRALARRFGKGRVCLLGSAPAAKAQSEARAQSEARALPGAPALPHTPVLPGDAVESLLGSSDPSGTLPGGLSRRSSGLLFGDPSLLHRIPTQPGGSGLPLSQYAPDDLAHWGALRVTLRESATQTVIARTLRKLTHREPASQELRTEETSAGLTAEQMEPGETAFAVTGAEQGTTPFTDPAGAMAAHHVAWLRTRHPAAFIAACWDSPTDGAPRHLLRAEARRLGIPVLPLDVNRSSEECEVEGDRATSDGFAPGTSGPGGSGLRPGLRDVPGVSAAERKRLMDARPYRTVDELFTRAGLSRATVRKLAEAGALDALCGPDSGQDARAALVRTLQELGARPAGTSRAGVSGQLALPLGDGLEVHDDGLVTGSPVDGAAEAAPHDDAATDSEGAESEGSEGAESEAPESAADPETPSGATAGAPGGPAAGPPAVVDGPRLSRVRTPAPSESLPRTSHTPDPVRRTGSG; from the coding sequence ATGAGCTTCACCCATCTGCACGTCGCCACGGCCTTCACCCCTGGGCACGGCACGGCCACCCCCAACGAGCTGGCGGAGGCCGCGGCCAGGCACGGCGCGACAGCCCTGGCCTGCACCGACCGTGACGGGCTGTACGGCGCCGTCGAGCACGTCGTCGCCTGTCGCTCGCACGGACTGTACCCCCTTCTCGGCGTGGACCTCGCCGTGCTCGAGCCGGACGGCGACGGCGGCCGGGGGCACGTCTCCGGCCGAGTGGTGGTCCTGGCGCGGGGCGGGGGCTCCGGGTATCCGGCGCTCTGCCGCCTGGTCACGGATGCTCACGCGCACACCCCAGGCCGCGCGGGGAACACCGTCCCGGTGGGCGTGACGCGCCAGGAACTGGCCTCCCGTTCCGTGGACCCCGCGACTGGTTCGCCGGTGCTGACGGTCCTGATCGGACCGGAGTCGGACGTCGGCCTGGCCATGCATGGGCCCCGCTACCTCCGGCCCCGCACCCTGTTCAAGGAATGGCTCGCGGCCATGCCCACCGGGACGATCGCCGCGGAAGTCGTCAGCCATCACGAACCCCAGGGCCACATGTTCACCACCGCACATGCGGCACGGATGCTCAAACTGGCCCGGGAGCACCACGTGCCGGCGATTCTGAGCAATGCGGTCCGTCATCTCGTCGCGCCCCCTCGCCCGGCGGCGGAGATCCGCCTCGCCACCAGTGGTGCGGGACCTCGACCCCTCAGCGCCGATCATTCCAGCAGCGCAGGCCATTCCAGCAGCGCAGCTCATTCCAGCAGCGAAGCCCCTCCCACCCGTACGGGTCATGCGCAGGTCGCAGGAGCCCAGGCCTACCTCAAGGACCTCCGTGGCATGGAGCAGACTGCCCGGGAGATCGGTCATGCGGCCGATCTCCGGGTGAACGATCTGGCCCACCTCCTCCAGGACACGGAGCAGCTGGCGGAGGCCTGCCGGCTCGATCCCGCCCTTGATCTGGGCTGGGGCTCATGGTCACTGCCCGAGCCGACGGTCCTCGGACTCACGCAGTCCCCCGACGCGGAACTCGCCGCACGATGCCGGGATGCCCTGGAGCGCAGCGGGGAGGGCCGGAATGAGGCGACGACGCCGGAACTGCGCGCACGTCTGGACCACGAGCTCGCCGTCGTCGAATCCCGCGGCGCCGCGTCGTTTCTGCTCGCCGCCGCTGACGTCGCTCAGACGATCAGCGGCCTCGGCATCCGGGTGCAGGGCCGGGGCGCCGCGACGGCGAGCCTTGCCGCCCATCTGCTGGGCATCACGCCCGTCAATCCACTCGACCACGGAATGGCGTGTGCCGACTTCCTCGACGCGAGCGCGGGCTCCGACGGCGCCGAGCAGCTCCCGCCCTTCCCGGGGATCGAGCTGGATCTGGAATCGGGCAGGCTGCGGGAGGTTCACCGGGCCTTGGCGCGGCGCTTCGGCAAGGGCCGTGTGTGCCTCCTGGGCTCTGCGCCCGCCGCGAAGGCGCAGTCCGAGGCCAGGGCGCAGTCCGAGGCCAGGGCGCTGCCCGGGGCCCCCGCGCTGCCCCACACCCCCGTACTGCCCGGAGACGCGGTGGAGTCGCTGCTCGGGAGTTCCGACCCCTCCGGCACGCTTCCCGGCGGACTCTCCCGGCGGAGCTCCGGGCTGCTCTTCGGAGACCCGTCGCTCCTGCACCGCATCCCGACCCAGCCGGGCGGCTCGGGCTTGCCACTCAGCCAGTACGCACCCGATGACCTGGCCCACTGGGGAGCGCTGCGGGTCACGCTGCGGGAATCGGCGACGCAGACCGTCATCGCCCGAACCCTCCGGAAACTGACGCACCGGGAACCGGCATCCCAGGAACTTCGGACCGAGGAGACCTCGGCCGGTCTCACCGCGGAACAGATGGAACCCGGGGAGACGGCCTTTGCAGTCACCGGAGCCGAGCAGGGGACGACTCCTTTCACCGATCCCGCGGGGGCGATGGCCGCGCACCACGTGGCCTGGCTCAGGACCCGCCATCCTGCGGCGTTCATCGCCGCGTGCTGGGACTCTCCGACGGACGGAGCACCGCGTCACCTGCTCCGAGCCGAAGCCAGACGCCTGGGGATTCCCGTGCTGCCCCTCGATGTGAACCGGAGTTCCGAGGAGTGCGAGGTGGAGGGTGACCGGGCGACATCCGACGGATTCGCACCCGGGACCAGCGGACCAGGCGGCAGCGGGCTGCGCCCGGGCCTGCGTGACGTGCCGGGGGTGTCGGCCGCCGAGCGGAAACGCCTGATGGATGCCCGGCCCTACCGCACGGTGGACGAACTGTTCACCCGGGCCGGCCTCTCCCGCGCGACCGTCAGGAAGCTCGCCGAAGCCGGAGCGCTCGATGCCCTGTGCGGCCCCGACAGCGGCCAGGATGCGCGCGCGGCGCTGGTCCGCACCCTGCAGGAACTCGGCGCTCGCCCGGCCGGAACCTCCCGCGCCGGGGTCAGCGGTCAGCTGGCGCTGCCCCTCGGGGACGGGCTCGAGGTCCACGACGACGGGCTGGTCACCGGGTCGCCCGTCGACGGCGCCGCGGAGGCTGCCCCGCACGACGACGCGGCCACGGACTCAGAGGGGGCGGAGTCAGAGGGGTCTGAGGGGGCCGAGTCAGAGGCGCCGGAGTCAGCAGCCGACCCGGAGACCCCGAGCGGGGCGACCGCTGGAGCACCCGGGGGACCGGCCGCCGGGCCGCCCGCCGTCGTCGACGGTCCCCGGCTCAGCCGAGTTCGTACACCTGCCCCGTCTGAATCCCTTCCACGGACTTCACATACGCCTGACCCAGTACGTCGGACGGGATCCGGGTGA
- a CDS encoding short chain dehydrogenase translates to MRILLVGAGGHVGRAALEALQGRHEVLEASRKGDIPVDLRDESSIRAMYEKAGTVDAVICCTGSVPFKPLGELSAEDFRSGFEDKVLGQVNVVRLGMDRVADRGSFTLTSGVLAREAILTGAAASLANGALESFVLAAAPELPRGLRINAVSPSVLEAAPGYFDSFPGFTRIPSDVLGQAYVKSVEGIQTGQVYELG, encoded by the coding sequence ATGAGGATTCTGCTGGTGGGTGCCGGTGGGCACGTGGGACGTGCGGCTCTGGAGGCGCTCCAGGGCCGGCATGAGGTGCTGGAGGCGTCCCGGAAGGGCGACATCCCCGTGGATCTGCGGGATGAGTCGTCCATCCGCGCGATGTACGAGAAAGCGGGAACGGTCGATGCCGTGATCTGCTGCACGGGCTCGGTGCCCTTCAAGCCGCTGGGGGAGCTGTCCGCCGAGGACTTCCGGTCAGGCTTCGAGGACAAGGTGCTCGGGCAGGTCAATGTCGTCCGTCTGGGGATGGACCGCGTGGCAGACCGCGGTTCCTTCACCCTCACTAGCGGTGTTCTGGCCCGCGAGGCGATCCTCACGGGCGCCGCGGCGTCCCTCGCCAACGGGGCCCTGGAGTCGTTCGTCCTGGCGGCCGCTCCGGAACTGCCCCGTGGCCTGCGCATCAATGCGGTGAGTCCGAGTGTCCTGGAGGCTGCTCCGGGGTACTTCGACTCCTTCCCCGGTTTCACCCGGATCCCGTCCGACGTACTGGGTCAGGCGTATGTGAAGTCCGTGGAAGGGATTCAGACGGGGCAGGTGTACGAACTCGGCTGA
- a CDS encoding aspartate aminotransferase family protein, with translation MSLETLPGTETIPPTAEEIEAGRRAHELDRAHVFHSWSAQDTLNPLTILKAAGSEIWDGEGRRLIDLSSQLVNTNIGHQHPRVVAAIHAQAGKLCTIAPQHVNEARSEAARLVTELAPEGLNHVFFTNGGADANEHAIRMARLHTGRRKVFSAYRSYHGGTELAVNVTGDPRRFPNDAGDSGVVHFLPAYLYRSYFGSTTEAEETERALRHLEDMILLEGAANVAAVILESVPGTAGIYGPPAGYLEGVRELTRKHGILFIADEVMAGFGRTGEWFAIDRWGITPDLITFAKGVNSGYVPLGGVIISDEVFGTFRQRVYPGGLTYSGHPLACAAAVATIETMREEGMVENARRLGEEIIGPALEAFKEKHPSVGDVRGSGVFWAIELVWDRETREPLAAYGGSSPEMNAVIAEIKAGGVLPFANFNRIHVVPALNIPDEQLREALAVIDRALDVADAAVAARA, from the coding sequence ATGAGCCTCGAGACGCTCCCCGGCACGGAGACCATCCCACCCACCGCCGAAGAGATCGAAGCCGGACGCCGCGCCCACGAACTGGACCGCGCACACGTCTTCCACTCCTGGTCCGCCCAGGACACCCTCAACCCCCTGACGATCCTCAAGGCGGCGGGCTCCGAGATCTGGGACGGGGAGGGCAGGCGCCTGATCGACCTCTCCAGCCAGCTGGTCAACACGAACATCGGGCATCAGCACCCCCGCGTGGTGGCCGCCATCCACGCCCAGGCCGGCAAGCTCTGCACCATCGCGCCGCAGCACGTGAACGAAGCCCGTTCCGAGGCGGCCCGGCTCGTCACCGAGCTGGCGCCCGAGGGTCTGAACCACGTGTTCTTCACCAACGGCGGTGCGGACGCCAATGAACACGCCATCCGCATGGCCCGCCTGCACACCGGCCGCCGCAAGGTGTTCTCGGCCTACCGCAGCTACCACGGCGGCACGGAGCTGGCCGTCAACGTCACCGGCGACCCGCGCCGTTTCCCCAACGACGCCGGCGACTCGGGCGTGGTGCACTTCCTCCCCGCCTACCTCTACCGCTCCTACTTCGGCTCCACGACCGAGGCCGAGGAGACCGAGCGCGCACTCCGGCACCTGGAGGACATGATCCTTCTGGAAGGCGCCGCGAATGTCGCCGCCGTCATCCTGGAGTCAGTCCCCGGCACGGCGGGCATCTACGGGCCGCCCGCGGGATATCTGGAAGGCGTGCGGGAACTGACCCGCAAGCACGGGATCCTGTTCATCGCGGATGAGGTCATGGCCGGATTCGGCCGCACCGGGGAATGGTTCGCGATCGACCGCTGGGGCATCACCCCGGACCTCATCACCTTCGCCAAGGGCGTCAACTCGGGCTACGTTCCGCTCGGTGGCGTGATCATCTCCGACGAGGTGTTCGGCACCTTCCGCCAGCGCGTGTACCCGGGCGGCCTGACCTACTCCGGTCACCCCCTGGCCTGCGCCGCGGCCGTGGCGACCATCGAGACCATGCGGGAAGAGGGCATGGTGGAGAACGCCCGTCGTCTGGGCGAGGAGATCATCGGCCCGGCTCTGGAAGCGTTCAAGGAGAAGCACCCGAGCGTGGGCGACGTCCGTGGCTCCGGCGTCTTCTGGGCGATCGAGCTGGTGTGGGACCGCGAGACCCGTGAGCCTCTGGCGGCCTACGGTGGATCCAGCCCCGAGATGAACGCCGTGATCGCGGAGATCAAGGCCGGGGGCGTGCTGCCCTTCGCCAACTTCAACCGCATCCACGTGGTCCCCGCGCTCAACATCCCGGACGAGCAGCTGCGGGAGGCGCTCGCCGTCATCGACCGCGCGCTGGACGTCGCCGATGCCGCGGTGGCCGCCCGCGCGTGA